Sequence from the Candidatus Saccharimonadales bacterium genome:
TAAGACCCTATCGGCCCTATAGATATAGGGCTCAGTCTTCGGATTTTTCCGTTGCGTCGGGTCCCGCGGTAGAGTCGTTACTGGTTGGCTTGATGACTACATGACGGTCGCGGCCTTCGCCGTCAGACTCGCTTTCTACCCCGCCGTAATCTGATACGGTTTTATGCACCACCCGCCGATCAGCTGCGTTCATCGGGCTTAAGGGCATGGCCTGCCCGCTAGTCTTAACTTCCTCGATCCACTGCTCCGCTTGGCGAGCCAGTCGTTCACGACGGTGGCGTTTGTAATCGGCCACGTCAACGTTAACCCGATTTAAATCAAACTCCTGGTTCTTGAGCGCCGAAGACACCAAGAACTGGATCGAGCGCAGGGTCTCGCCTCGTTGTCCGATCAAAAAACCGTTGAGGTGGGTTGAGGGTATGGACAACTCAATCACCTCGTCCTCATGGCTAGCTTGGACGTCGACATTCAATCCAAAAAAGGTGAGTAAGTCCTCTAGATACTGTTTGGCGTAGGTTATTGGATCACCCATCATTTTTTAGACCTTTTTGACTTTGGTTTGGCCACCACCTGCTGTTCCATTTCCTCGACGTCGGTCGATAAGACCCGACGCTGTTGAATTAAAGCCACGGCACTGCCGCTGGCCCAATACAGCGCCAGGGCGCCGGGCACCGAACTAGCAAAGATAAAAGTCAACAACGGGAATAGATAGCGAGCGTTACGGCCGACAGCGGCATTTATCTCCGCTTGATCGGCTCGCTGGCCGCCAGCTTCAGATTTGAGTATCTGCCGCAAGCTGCGGGCATCGTCTGATTTGGGCATCAACTGGCGGGACTGGTAAAACTGCAGAAGCCCAGCTAGGGCAGCCAGTGATAAAACGGGCCAGTAAGTACCGAGCTCGCCGAAGCCGCTGCGAGTAAGATCAACCAAGCTAAACAGCCGCTCATCGAAGTTTGAGATATCCAGTTTGACATCTTTCAGCCAACCGATGTTTTGCACCCAGCCGTAGGTCAGATCGATTATGGTGTCCTTGTTCTCCGCCAGCCGTCGCAGCCCCTGGAAGAGCCCAATCAGTATGGGCAGTTGGACAAACAAAATGCCGATCGAGCCAAATGGATTGACACCTCGCTCTTTATACAACTCCATTAAAAGCTGGGCTTCGCGCTGCTTGTCACCCTTGGTTTTGCTCTTGATTTTTTTTATGTCGGGCTGGAGGCCGCGCATGATGCGGGTCTGGTGCAGCTGCTTTTTTAGCAACGGCCAAAGCGCTAGGCGAATTACAATCGTAAAAATAATGACGCTCAGGCCAAAATCATGGCCAGGAATAATGGCGTAAATAAACGCCAATAGATTAAATATCGGTTGTACGATTAGCGTTTCAAACATAGCTCACATAATCATAACACGCTAAACACCCCTGTCAGTCGGCATTTTTGGCGGGTTTTAGACCAGCTTTAGCGAGCGAGTCTGCCACTAAGCGCTCCAGCTCGGCTTGCTCGACTTTAGCTAGGTCAGACGAGAAGACCGAAACGATTAGATCGTGGCCATTGGTGGGTTCAGGCCAGAGTTTTGCCATGGTAGAAAATAGCCGGCGCCGGATACGATTGCGGGCCGGAGCGGATTTGGCCGTTTTCTTGCTGACGATTACCGCCAGTCGATTGTGCTTAGTGTCATTTGGTAGGAACCGGACAGACAGCGGACCCGCGCGGACACTGCGGCCGCGGCGATAGACGACTGCCAGATCACGCCTGTCACTCAAGCGATGGCGGCGGTTGATCATAGTTGTTCAAGCGCTCAGCTTTGAGCGTTGCTTGAGCCGCCGCGACTTGATAACTTTTCGGCCGG
This genomic interval carries:
- a CDS encoding R3H domain-containing nucleic acid-binding protein; the encoded protein is MMGDPITYAKQYLEDLLTFFGLNVDVQASHEDEVIELSIPSTHLNGFLIGQRGETLRSIQFLVSSALKNQEFDLNRVNVDVADYKRHRRERLARQAEQWIEEVKTSGQAMPLSPMNAADRRVVHKTVSDYGGVESESDGEGRDRHVVIKPTSNDSTAGPDATEKSED
- a CDS encoding YidC/Oxa1 family membrane protein insertase; translated protein: MFETLIVQPIFNLLAFIYAIIPGHDFGLSVIIFTIVIRLALWPLLKKQLHQTRIMRGLQPDIKKIKSKTKGDKQREAQLLMELYKERGVNPFGSIGILFVQLPILIGLFQGLRRLAENKDTIIDLTYGWVQNIGWLKDVKLDISNFDERLFSLVDLTRSGFGELGTYWPVLSLAALAGLLQFYQSRQLMPKSDDARSLRQILKSEAGGQRADQAEINAAVGRNARYLFPLLTFIFASSVPGALALYWASGSAVALIQQRRVLSTDVEEMEQQVVAKPKSKRSKK
- the rnpA gene encoding ribonuclease P protein component; amino-acid sequence: MINRRHRLSDRRDLAVVYRRGRSVRAGPLSVRFLPNDTKHNRLAVIVSKKTAKSAPARNRIRRRLFSTMAKLWPEPTNGHDLIVSVFSSDLAKVEQAELERLVADSLAKAGLKPAKNAD